The following proteins come from a genomic window of Candidatus Eremiobacteraceae bacterium:
- a CDS encoding TlpA disulfide reductase family protein produces the protein MNATSPAVRAAIWAFVILLIGAVIGALIFKHGMATVAAVRSPQSSGKVMVGGALPDLALSSLTGSPVSLRTYTGRPVWVNFFATWCVPCKAELPQIEQRYKDKKAGGLVVFGVDQQEQAVAVKSFTAHFGVTYPIAIDTGAAALAFNIHTIPLSVFVDSSGIVRYISIGQMQPAEMDEALKTILPGG, from the coding sequence ATGAACGCGACGTCCCCGGCGGTCCGTGCGGCGATTTGGGCGTTTGTCATCCTCTTGATAGGGGCTGTCATCGGGGCGCTCATCTTCAAGCATGGAATGGCGACCGTGGCGGCGGTCCGATCGCCGCAATCGAGCGGAAAAGTCATGGTCGGCGGCGCGTTGCCGGACCTCGCTCTCAGCAGCCTCACAGGTTCGCCCGTCAGCCTGCGCACGTACACCGGTCGCCCCGTATGGGTGAACTTCTTCGCGACCTGGTGCGTGCCGTGCAAAGCGGAGCTGCCGCAGATCGAGCAACGCTACAAGGATAAGAAAGCCGGCGGCCTTGTCGTCTTCGGCGTCGATCAGCAAGAACAGGCGGTCGCGGTCAAGTCGTTCACCGCGCATTTCGGCGTCACGTATCCGATCGCCATCGACACCGGAGCCGCCGCGCTCGCGTTCAACATCCATACGATCCCGCTGTCGGTCTTCGTCGACTCGAGCGGGATCGTCAGATATATCAGCATCGGACAGATGCAGCCGGCAGAGATGGATGAAGCGCTGAAGACGATCCTGCCCGGCGGCTAA